From Streptomonospora salina, the proteins below share one genomic window:
- a CDS encoding cupin domain-containing protein, producing the protein MRLAAVDPHSRETMTFDWGSAKWYVQPDTDTPEAGLTFGEVVLNPGRGHDRHNHPDAEEVLYVLSGTGRQMLDDADPFDISAGDVVYVPRGVFHSTVNTGWTPMRLIAVYNPGGAEAALRGLPDFAALPAGAVPRLHRE; encoded by the coding sequence GTGCGACTCGCAGCGGTCGACCCGCACAGCCGGGAGACCATGACCTTCGACTGGGGTTCGGCGAAGTGGTACGTCCAGCCGGACACCGACACCCCCGAGGCCGGGCTGACGTTCGGCGAAGTGGTGCTCAACCCCGGTCGCGGCCACGACCGGCACAACCACCCCGACGCGGAAGAAGTGCTCTACGTGCTGTCCGGGACGGGTCGGCAGATGCTGGACGACGCCGATCCCTTCGATATCTCCGCCGGCGACGTGGTCTACGTGCCGCGGGGCGTATTCCACAGCACCGTGAACACCGGCTGGACCCCGATGCGGTTGATCGCGGTCTACAACCCCGGCGGCGCGGAAGCGGCGCTGCGCGGCCTGCCGGACTTCGCCGCGCTGCCCGCCGGCGCGGTCCCTCGGCTCCACCGCGAATGA
- a CDS encoding phosphoenolpyruvate hydrolase family protein: MNRDHALARLHRVSGAGETVIGAGAGTGLSAKCAEAGGSDLIIIYNSGRYRMAGRGSLAGLMPYGDANAIVVDMAREVLPVVRDTPVLAGVCGTDPFRRMEVFLAELKSLGFAGVQNFPTVGLVDGTFRENLEETGMGFGLEVEMVRQARELDLLTAPYVFDTDQARSMAEAGADVVVAHMGLTTSGTIGARTALTLEESAQRVQEIADAARGASPEVIVLCHGGPIAEPEDAGRVLAETRGVSGFFGASSMERLPTETAMTETMRRFKRLRPAAG, encoded by the coding sequence GTGAACCGTGACCACGCACTCGCCCGGCTGCACCGCGTATCCGGGGCGGGCGAGACCGTGATCGGCGCCGGCGCGGGCACCGGGCTGTCGGCGAAGTGCGCCGAGGCCGGGGGCAGCGACCTGATCATCATCTACAACTCGGGGCGGTACCGCATGGCCGGGCGCGGATCGCTGGCCGGGCTGATGCCCTATGGCGACGCCAACGCGATCGTGGTGGACATGGCCCGCGAGGTGCTTCCGGTGGTGCGCGACACCCCGGTGCTGGCGGGGGTGTGCGGAACCGACCCGTTCCGGCGGATGGAGGTCTTCCTCGCGGAGCTGAAGTCGCTGGGGTTCGCCGGGGTGCAGAACTTCCCCACGGTCGGCCTCGTCGACGGCACCTTCCGGGAGAACCTGGAGGAGACCGGGATGGGGTTCGGCCTCGAAGTGGAGATGGTCCGCCAGGCGCGGGAGCTGGACCTGCTGACCGCCCCCTACGTCTTCGACACCGACCAGGCCCGCAGCATGGCCGAAGCCGGCGCCGACGTCGTGGTGGCCCACATGGGGCTGACGACGTCGGGCACGATCGGCGCCCGCACCGCGCTCACGCTGGAGGAGTCGGCGCAGCGGGTGCAGGAGATCGCCGACGCCGCCCGCGGTGCCTCGCCCGAGGTGATCGTGCTGTGCCACGGGGGGCCGATCGCCGAGCCCGAGGACGCCGGCCGCGTACTGGCCGAAACCCGCGGGGTGTCCGGTTTCTTCGGCGCCTCCAGCATGGAGCGGCTTCCCACCGAGACCGCCATGACCGAGACCATGCGCCGCTTCAAGCGCCTGCGGCCCGCAGCGGGCTGA
- a CDS encoding Tm-1-like ATP-binding domain-containing protein, translating to MAPTVALLGTLDTKGAEYDFLRARIAAAGCTPLLIDCGVFPPAGAVPDIAAAEVARAAGAAVDALREDADRGAAVARMAEGAATTLRGLSERGRVQAALAVGGSGGTAIAAEAMAALPIGTPKLIVSTVASGDTRPYMGARDVAMMYSVVDISGINRFSARILGNAAAAAAGMAGAPVPEPEAAPRPLVGTSMFGVTTPSVTAARENLEHAGFEVLVFHATGTGGQSLEALAADGYLAGIADITTTELADELVGGVMSAGADRLRAAGRLGLPQAVSVGAVDMVNFAAPETVPPGFSDRLFYHHNANVTLMRTTAAECAEIGRRVADRLNGAAGPVSLFLPLGGVSALSVPGGPFYDPGADEALFAALRERVDPARVELHELDTHVNDPRFAAAMTDRLTELLQERHQ from the coding sequence ATGGCGCCGACGGTCGCGCTACTCGGCACGTTGGACACCAAAGGGGCGGAGTACGACTTTCTCCGCGCGCGCATCGCCGCGGCCGGATGCACGCCCCTGCTGATCGACTGCGGGGTGTTCCCGCCTGCGGGGGCGGTTCCCGACATCGCCGCCGCCGAGGTGGCCCGGGCCGCAGGCGCCGCGGTCGATGCGCTGCGCGAGGACGCCGACCGCGGCGCGGCCGTGGCGCGCATGGCCGAAGGCGCGGCGACCACCTTGCGCGGGCTGTCCGAACGGGGCCGGGTCCAAGCGGCGCTGGCGGTGGGCGGTTCCGGAGGCACCGCGATCGCCGCCGAGGCGATGGCCGCGCTGCCGATCGGCACGCCCAAGCTCATCGTCTCCACGGTGGCCTCGGGCGACACCCGCCCCTACATGGGGGCGCGGGACGTGGCGATGATGTACTCGGTCGTCGACATCTCCGGCATCAACCGCTTCTCCGCACGCATCCTCGGCAACGCCGCTGCGGCGGCCGCGGGTATGGCCGGCGCCCCCGTCCCCGAACCCGAGGCCGCACCCCGGCCGCTGGTGGGCACCAGCATGTTCGGGGTCACCACGCCCAGCGTCACCGCGGCACGCGAAAACCTCGAGCACGCCGGGTTCGAGGTTCTGGTGTTCCACGCCACCGGCACCGGCGGGCAGTCGCTGGAGGCGCTGGCCGCCGACGGCTACCTCGCCGGGATCGCCGACATCACCACCACCGAACTGGCCGACGAACTCGTCGGCGGGGTCATGAGCGCCGGCGCGGACCGGCTGCGCGCGGCCGGCCGCCTCGGCCTGCCCCAGGCGGTCTCGGTGGGAGCGGTGGACATGGTGAACTTCGCCGCTCCGGAGACGGTTCCGCCCGGATTCTCCGATCGGCTGTTCTACCACCACAACGCCAACGTCACCCTGATGCGCACCACGGCCGCGGAGTGCGCCGAGATCGGCCGGCGCGTCGCGGACCGGCTGAACGGGGCTGCCGGTCCGGTCTCGCTGTTCCTGCCGCTGGGCGGAGTGTCCGCGCTGTCGGTCCCCGGCGGGCCGTTCTACGATCCCGGTGCCGACGAGGCGCTGTTCGCCGCGCTGCGCGAACGCGTCGACCCGGCCCGGGTGGAGCTGCACGAACTCGACACCCACGTCAACGACCCGCGGTTCGCCGCGGCGATGACCGACCGCCTGACCGAACTCCTGCAGGAGCGCCACCAGTGA
- a CDS encoding helix-turn-helix transcriptional regulator: MMVRAEAEIGLFLKAHRDALSPEDAGLPDGGSRRRVPGLRREEVARLAGVSVDYYTRIEQGRGGAVSAEVLDVLAGALQLSESERVYLRNVADRRARRPRGAPCSAQAGEEPEMPRQSVRREVRFLIDTMEAVPALVLGRGMDLLAWNRMAERLWPGIGAVPPEELNIARLVFLHPHEAGLHLDPEGMRHDVAAKLRSDSGRCPQDLRLCRVIADLRRDSPRFRELWEAREVREHLHGSHRLGHPAAGELELYFEKMPLPDARDQILLTYTAAPGSVSDERLRLLASAGAAVG, from the coding sequence ATGATGGTGCGCGCCGAGGCCGAGATCGGCTTGTTTCTCAAGGCCCACCGCGATGCGCTCTCGCCGGAGGACGCTGGCCTGCCCGACGGCGGCAGCCGGCGGCGGGTCCCCGGCCTGCGCCGCGAGGAGGTCGCCCGGCTCGCCGGGGTCAGCGTCGACTACTACACCCGCATCGAGCAGGGGCGCGGCGGGGCGGTGTCCGCCGAGGTGCTGGACGTGCTCGCCGGGGCGCTGCAGCTCTCCGAATCCGAACGGGTCTACCTGCGCAACGTCGCCGACCGGCGTGCCCGGCGGCCGCGGGGCGCTCCCTGCAGCGCGCAGGCCGGTGAAGAGCCGGAGATGCCGCGCCAGAGCGTGCGCCGCGAAGTCCGGTTCCTGATCGACACGATGGAGGCGGTTCCCGCACTGGTGCTGGGCCGCGGGATGGACCTGCTCGCCTGGAACCGGATGGCCGAACGGTTGTGGCCCGGGATCGGCGCGGTACCGCCGGAAGAGCTCAACATCGCCCGCCTGGTTTTCCTGCACCCGCACGAGGCCGGCCTCCACCTGGATCCGGAGGGCATGCGCCACGATGTGGCCGCCAAGCTGCGCTCCGATTCCGGCCGCTGTCCCCAGGACCTGCGGCTGTGCCGGGTGATCGCGGATCTGCGGCGCGACAGCCCGCGGTTCCGGGAGCTGTGGGAGGCCCGCGAGGTCCGCGAACACCTGCACGGCTCGCACCGGCTCGGCCACCCGGCGGCGGGCGAGTTGGAGCTGTACTTCGAGAAGATGCCGCTGCCCGACGCCCGGGACCAGATCCTGCTGACCTACACCGCCGCTCCGGGGTCGGTCAGCGACGAGCGACTGCGGCTGCTGGCCAGCGCCGGTGCCGCCGTGGGCTGA
- a CDS encoding aldo/keto reductase, which translates to MQRRILGGTGISVSEFTLGAMMLGAWGNPDHDDSIRMVHTALDAGINIIDTADMYSDGESEEIVGKALKGRRDDVVLATKFHNPMGPDANHRGNSRRWIVRAVEDSLRRLGTEWIDLYQVHRPDPDTDIDETLSALSDLVRAGKVRALGTSAFPATEMVEAQWTADRRGHLRPRSEQPPYSVLARGIESEVLPTAQRYGVGVLTWSPLSAGWLSGKYGGDRGTDPSQAHRSAFLPDMFDVNRPGNAAKLAAVTELAKVASDAGVTLPQLATAFVRRHPAVTSVIIGPRTHDQLTGLLDGADVGLDDDVMDRIDEIVPPGTDLNRDTAFHSPPALTQAHLRRR; encoded by the coding sequence ATGCAGCGGCGCATTCTCGGGGGAACCGGCATCTCGGTCAGCGAATTCACGCTCGGCGCGATGATGCTGGGAGCCTGGGGCAACCCGGACCACGACGACTCCATCCGCATGGTGCACACCGCGCTGGACGCCGGGATCAACATCATCGACACCGCCGACATGTACTCCGACGGCGAGTCCGAGGAGATCGTGGGCAAGGCGCTCAAGGGCCGCCGGGACGACGTGGTGCTGGCCACGAAGTTCCACAACCCGATGGGCCCCGACGCCAACCACCGGGGCAACTCCCGGCGGTGGATCGTGCGCGCGGTCGAGGACAGCCTGCGGCGGCTGGGCACCGAGTGGATCGACCTCTACCAGGTTCACCGCCCGGACCCCGACACCGACATCGACGAGACCCTGTCGGCGCTGTCGGACCTGGTGCGCGCCGGCAAGGTCCGGGCACTGGGAACGTCGGCCTTCCCCGCGACCGAGATGGTGGAGGCCCAGTGGACCGCCGACCGGCGCGGACACCTGCGCCCGCGCAGCGAGCAGCCGCCCTACTCCGTCCTGGCGCGGGGGATCGAATCCGAGGTGCTGCCCACCGCCCAGCGCTACGGCGTGGGCGTCCTCACGTGGAGCCCGCTCAGCGCGGGCTGGCTGTCGGGCAAGTACGGCGGCGACCGGGGAACCGACCCGTCCCAGGCGCATCGCAGCGCCTTCCTGCCGGACATGTTCGACGTGAACCGGCCGGGCAACGCCGCGAAACTGGCGGCGGTGACCGAACTGGCGAAGGTGGCCTCGGACGCCGGCGTCACTCTGCCGCAACTGGCCACGGCCTTCGTGCGCCGCCACCCCGCGGTGACCTCGGTGATCATCGGGCCGCGCACGCACGATCAGCTCACCGGCCTGCTCGACGGCGCCGATGTAGGGCTGGACGACGACGTGATGGACCGGATCGACGAGATCGTTCCCCCCGGCACCGACCTCAACCGCGACACCGCCTTCCACTCCCCGCCCGCGCTGACGCAGGCGCACCTGCGCCGCCGCTGA
- a CDS encoding FkbM family methyltransferase: MRRHPTVRRAARGLRARLPHRLRGATRPARPTPPPPPPAKTQPPTNTRDFELALPRRDGAPGTGPATLTFSTPRRLWVPRKLETNGLAGFEPETLACFLAALEHAHPGAVLDVGANVGLYGLLAAAHSRRSVYAFEPTPHVAAAARSLAAANGLPVEVQELAMADRSGSAELALSTASDASNSLAAGFRNGSGRIQVQVDTLSHWCERTGTTPAVVKIDTETTEPDVIAGGVDVLRRSRPWIFCEVLPGHDTEERLTELLGPLHYTWHQLNGEFPAPARTSISGGGAAPHQRMWLFAPHPPAGAQWESARGWHRALQDCTPTRAYRSIAEDSPR; the protein is encoded by the coding sequence GTGCGACGCCACCCGACGGTGCGCCGAGCGGCACGCGGTCTCCGCGCCCGCCTCCCCCACCGCCTCCGGGGAGCAACTCGGCCCGCGCGGCCGACGCCACCGCCACCGCCACCGGCGAAGACGCAGCCGCCGACGAATACGCGCGACTTCGAACTGGCTCTCCCCCGCCGCGACGGCGCCCCCGGCACCGGACCGGCGACGCTCACCTTCTCCACCCCCCGAAGGCTCTGGGTCCCCCGCAAGCTCGAAACGAACGGGCTCGCCGGCTTCGAACCCGAGACCCTCGCCTGCTTCCTCGCCGCGCTGGAGCACGCACACCCGGGAGCGGTCCTGGACGTCGGCGCCAATGTGGGGCTCTACGGGCTGCTCGCCGCCGCGCACTCCCGCCGCTCCGTCTACGCCTTCGAACCGACCCCGCACGTCGCGGCGGCCGCGCGCAGTCTCGCCGCCGCCAACGGGCTTCCCGTGGAGGTCCAGGAGCTCGCGATGGCCGACCGCAGCGGCAGCGCCGAACTCGCGCTCTCCACCGCATCGGACGCCTCGAACTCCCTCGCCGCGGGCTTCCGCAACGGATCCGGCCGCATACAGGTGCAGGTGGATACGCTGTCCCACTGGTGCGAACGCACCGGCACCACACCGGCCGTCGTCAAGATCGACACCGAGACCACCGAACCCGACGTCATCGCCGGAGGGGTCGACGTACTGCGCCGGTCCCGCCCATGGATCTTCTGCGAGGTCCTGCCGGGCCACGACACCGAGGAGCGCCTGACGGAGCTGCTGGGTCCGCTCCACTACACCTGGCACCAGTTGAACGGTGAGTTCCCCGCCCCGGCACGCACCTCGATCAGCGGCGGCGGGGCCGCCCCGCACCAGCGCATGTGGCTCTTCGCGCCGCATCCGCCGGCCGGCGCCCAGTGGGAGTCGGCCCGGGGATGGCACCGGGCTCTGCAGGATTGCACGCCGACCCGCGCGTACCGATCTATCGCGGAGGATTCACCACGCTGA
- a CDS encoding DUF3500 domain-containing protein, translated as MSAPIQPLCTRGVIGGHHLALANTYTDGEPVGATPSFRGVGPSVWIEMSMQNGVVLDGVHPHAVWRDKDDDYGGLTS; from the coding sequence ATGAGCGCGCCGATCCAGCCCCTGTGTACCCGGGGGGTGATCGGCGGGCACCACCTCGCGCTCGCCAACACCTACACCGACGGCGAACCGGTCGGTGCGACCCCGTCGTTCCGGGGCGTCGGTCCGTCCGTCTGGATCGAGATGTCCATGCAGAACGGCGTCGTGCTCGACGGCGTCCACCCGCACGCCGTCTGGCGCGACAAGGACGACGACTACGGCGGCCTGACCTCCTGA